A region of Mugil cephalus isolate CIBA_MC_2020 chromosome 3, CIBA_Mcephalus_1.1, whole genome shotgun sequence DNA encodes the following proteins:
- the ankrd11 gene encoding ankyrin repeat domain-containing protein 11 isoform X1: MPKGGGSKTPQLDHFPLNTDMVEKQGGKKDKVLSNKTPKLDRSDGVKEMKEKASKRKLPFTAGANGDQKDSDSEKPGPERKRIKKEPTNTRKAGLPFGMGMPGIRAGYPLSERQQVALLMQMTAEESVNSPDTTPKHQSQSSLGQKGTPNSASKTKDKVNKRNERGETRLHRAAIRGEVRRIKELISEGADVNVKDFAGWTALHEACNRGYYDVAKQLLAAGAEVNTKGLDDDTPLHDASNNGHFKVVKLLLRYGGDPRQSNRRGETPLKVANSPTMLNLLLGKGTYTSSEESSSESSEEEDAPSFAPSSSVDGNNTDSEFEKGLKLKGKTADPPKSAVTPVKDEYEFDEDDEEERVPPVDDKHLLKKDFRKDSVTKTNSFISIPKMEVKTYSKSNSLTPKKTVRRIISDSNSSDEDDRTLCFTPAPTPRQQAQQTNTKTRDSGSMSSKQQKDKNKVKKKRKKESKNVSKEVRFCKVNDKFCTSDSDCGDMESEDDKGSNSIKDSSATNLKDSPGFNASSSSSHGNLNSQKQAPSLAEQHPKQWRTDGWKTVSSPTWSDVSSLSDSVRTRLSSESDYSSADSSVESVKQVKRKAQDNKKKNNNVHSNTVDKKNSDLYKNSNAESAVSKADGDGKVLKKHKVKHKHKNKEKDKAPSLVLNQDMNEKFVKSYSFDFDDSRQKSLIVESESPAESKVKLSKHEKDHSKKEDRLLKIKSEDKDWLSGKDVHRTTKEEKNKKAKDTTKDKTNKEEREKPVKSDKDRNVKEKEKPKDDKQKAHKEEKKKKSKEKSSSKADRKSEQKEEKHLKVEKEKNTKEEEKKCKKDKAPKEEPEYEGYDVNNRFLNLEDTKLSASDDHHDRWGSEMSSDSSLYGDDSWDAPVKEYKEYKANNAVKLIVETVKEETRRKDSKVKDKKSDHNEKRSEKEATSKKKDKDSSEKANEKKKDWSEKQKLNSSHSVDKEKKRKESIDTVKDKKDKDPLDNSRERKDSYEFVKVGKDIKTKQESLRDDYGNDTFFKEIDAVSKSCDIRERNHPGKEKEKKGEGTEKREKTKADKHKEKTKDRGADQEKDKSEKGFAEKTVKEKDADRGTKDKKDGAKDKHKDSHCKDKDRKMSSEQTKDKKEKASQDKHADREKDFLETKKEERKPEKIREKTWYKIADIFTDESDDDEDSYNGGVIVSDSIRKDSTPDHDELDHFPSEKIRKSSADAKHNTEKAKDKEHKEKKKDKATFDTGKERKCSLEKHNKDKKDSADVKHKERKDRMSVESNQEKKNKQKLLDKRDTSEEKTKSKYKDKQDHSKERKPSKGSGENEKSLLEKLEEEAMNDYKDDSNDKNSEISSDSFTDRGHDPVLTSYYDSISLTDMSDDRRDSLSISTPQDKFREKERHRHSSSSSSKKSHDKEKEKVKKDKGDKRDKAEEIREPYSRRESLPFEKETMPLEADPYTFPYGGKGDGEDDFDKTLEFEKEMSKKDKDKAAGVISDRMKDKKKKEKHKEKMKEEKNKYVDGFGSFKHSKEDVKSGLKDSPQVTVLKDRSKEDSPKFEMKKDRNRDALDKDNRIDHSKSKTKDENEKLTQSKETVRKDNRPREKLLVDGDYQMTSFGHMLSLKDQEIEERHKRHKERMKQMEKLRPKSGDPKLKDKTKSTEEVRKNRNELSSKKSNSLESGLKEKKLKDVGLPTQMMSPGRKFQPNDSQNSKDWLAGHQMKENLPASPRPDQNRPTGVPTPTSVISCPSFEEVMQTPRTPSCSPEDYQDIMLDGLDCQNSSAMTMSMNACSPSFFESRYSNSQSFQEGTCPTPAKNLQLPLVSRSTSSDVRRPLEDEFKAEADKFLRQQSDPVAEFDPSSSQPLEDKSATADRLECLSSPYFSPIRMLSPRREPAHPTPDVMAPTLAGAEGNEHLPESVYNSFLPKPSTPAHRSDPQEPCFDIAAPPTPAPAALPPLDIDDISEPHHSEPNLVLSDLPSVTEEQEQEEEDEEEEEDDVEEGDMDERVDEDHCAVEESEQTREPCSFSTQVEVDSLRKSWPAESPDRQEAEVHQLSPPHPAPNHGENCFDHSTGWNPEMDLKSPQGTYGEIEAAVSKITSPYSQSDGDIQPLPGHPSVTPPYATWNRWHKEDPVDFDEQKEAVADIPSPERPDPAMDEEPNYLNTSSSSNRLESFFQECNKPSEDSQMETESTCVQPDSRQNTHSFSETTESHMTPAVAPEPVVPWADPFSADPDELDDLGSFSLPDLPLPDKAEEAESRDPEVADHTKTVTAHIRHTITDREDPDIIEVDLPSLPKTSCPAGDLGVVDSAGQDLVVPSPHVTFQQELDPEPQSVPVNSSLSLTPQQGSILERKLPYGGPEEMDLSLLYSSAKPDPGQQPHIQIQSITESLQLPLDPASVAAVKSEARQEDIPDAVAEPVSCSPLPQLPVAVTLSTAVELPETQEPMTKVTSVTLTTVSTTVDIPKKGDEIPRRITRNRAKNNPSVAAVPPTSTIITSTAAATHVTTSLAVTINPIPTRTPTPTSTGSLSALKKDKDSGLNVSSAASIATPAVSSVPTPVTTPASGVLSKATKGCPLLVDEEESQTQHPRKRKFPRSAGQQVQVQLVNTAMQQTREMIQQTLAVVVNAIKLDDIEPYHSDRSNPYFEYLQIRKKIEEKRKILCYITPQAPQCYAEYVTYTGSYLLDGKPLSKLHIPVIAPPPSLSEPLKELFRQQEAVRGKLRLQHSIEREKLIVSCEQEVLRVHCRAARTIANQAVPFSACTMLLDSEVYNMPSESQGDENKSVRDRFNARQFISWIQDVDDKYDRMKTCLLMRQQHEAAALNAVQRMEWQLKVQELDPAGHKSLCVNEVPSFYVPMVDVNDDFVLLPA; this comes from the exons GATAAAGTGTTGTCAAACAAGACTCCCAAATTGGATCGCAGCGATGGGGTCaaagagatgaaagaaaaggcCTCTAAGAGGAAGCTGCCGTTCACTGCTGGAGCAAATGGAGACCAGAAAGATTCTGACTCAG AGAAACCAGGTCCAGAGCGGAAGCGCATTAAAAAGGAGCCCACCAACACCCGGAAGGCGGGCTTGCCGTTTGGAATGGGGATGCCAGGGATCCGGGCCGGGTACCCCCTCTCTGAGCGGCAGCAGGTGGCCTTGCTCATGCAAATGACAGCCGAGGAGTCCGTCAACAGTCCAG ACACAACACCAAAGCATCAGTCACAGTCCAGTCTGGGTCAGAAGGGAACGCCAAACTCTGCATCTAAAACCAAAGACAAAGTGAATAAACGGAATGAAAGAGGAGAGACTCGACTGCACAGAGCAGCAATTCGGGGAGAGGTACGCCGCATCAAGGAGCTCATCAGTGAAGGAGCTGATGTGAATGTAAAAGACTTTGCAG GCTGGACTGCATTGCATGAGGCGTGCAACAGAGGGTATTATGATGTGGCCAAGCAGCTGCTGGCAGCCGGTGCAGAGGTCAACACCAAGGGTCTGGATGACGACACTCCTCTACACGATGCATCCAACAATGGACACTtcaag gtggttAAGCTACTTTTACGGTATGGAGGGGACCCACGACAAAGCAACAGGAGAGGAGAAACGCCGCTGAAGGTTGCCAACTCTCCAACTATGCTGAATCTGTTGCTGGGAAAAGGCACTTACACCTCAAGTGAAGAAAGTTCATCGG AATCttcagaggaagaagatgcCCCCTCATTCGCCCCGTCCAGCTCTGTCGATGGCAATAACACAGACTCAGAGTTTGAGAAGGGCCTGAAGTTAAAAGGGAAAACCGCCGACCCTCCTAAATCCGCCGTCACGCCCGTCAAAGACGAGTACGAATTTgacgaggacgacgaggaggagcGTGTCCCCCCTGTGGACGACAAACACCTCTTGAAAAAAGACTTCCGCAAGGACTCGGTTACCAAGACCAACAGCTTCATCTCTATACCCAAGATGGAGGTTAAAACCTATTCCAAAAGCAACTCGCTCACACCAAAGAAAACTGTCAGGCGGATCATCTCTGACAGTAACAGTTCAGACGAGGATGATAGGACGTTGTGTTTCACACCAGCGCCCACGCCACGGCAACAAGCCCAGCAAACAAACACCAAGACGAGAGACTCTGGCAGCATGAGCTCTAAGCAGCAAAAAGACAAGAATAAAGTCAAAAAGAAGCGAAAGAAGGAGAGTAAAAATGTCAGTAAAGAAGTCCGGTTTTGCAAAGTCAATGATAAATTCTGCACATCTGACTCCGACTGTGGAGATATGGAGAGTGAGGATGATAAGGGCTCAAACAGTATAAAGGACTCTTCTGCAACAAACCTGAAAGACTCCCCGGGCTTCaacgcttcctcctcctcgtcccacGGAAACCTAAACTCCCAGAAACAAGCGCCGTCGTTAGCGGAACAACATCCAAAGCAGTGGCGGACGGACGGCTGGAAGACTGTGTCGTCTCCTACGTGGTCGGACGTCAGCTCTCTTTCGGATTCGGTCAGAACGAGACTGTCCAGTGAGTCTGACTACTCCTCTGCCGATTCCAGTGTTGAATCAGTAAAGCAAGTTAAGAGGAAAGCGCAggacaacaagaagaagaataacaaCGTACACAGTAACACTGTAGACAAGAAAAACTCTGATCTCTATAAAAACTCCAATGCGGAGAGCGCCGTCTCCAAAGCGGACGGAGACGGCAAAGTGCTGAAAAAGCATAAAGTGAAgcacaagcacaaaaataaggaaaaggaCAAAGCCCCCAGTCTCGTTCTTAATCAGGATATGAATGAGAAATTTGTCAAGAGCTATTCTTTTGACTTTGACGATTCAAGGCAAAAGTCCCTGATTGTCGAGTCGGAATCACCAGCCGAGAGCAAAGTGAAATTATCGAAACACGAAAAAGACCATTCGAAAAAGGAGGACAGGCTTTTGAAAATCAAGTCCGAGGATAAGGATTGGTTGTCTGGAAAAGACGTGCACAGAAcgacaaaagaggagaaaaacaagaaagcgAAGGACACAACCAAGGACAAGACAAataaagaggagagggagaagccGGTGAAATCTGACAAGGATAGAAATgtcaaagagaaggagaagcccAAGGACGACAAACAGAAGGCccacaaagaggagaaaaagaagaagtctaAGGAGAAGTCCTCCTCAAAggctgacaggaaaagtgagcagaaagaggaaaaacatctaaaggtagaaaaggagaaaaacacaaaggaagaggagaagaaatgtaaaaaagacAAGGCGCCGAAGGAGGAGCCTGAGTACGAGGGCTATGACGTCAACAACCGCTTCCTCAACTTGGAGGACACGAAGCTCAGTGCCTCGGACGACCATCACGACAGGTGGGGATCGGAGATGTCCTCCGACTCCTCCCTCTACGGAGACGACAGCTGGGATGCTCCTGTCAAAGAGTACAAGGAATACAAAGCCAACAACGCCGTTAAACTAATCGTGGAGACCGTgaaggaggagacgaggaggaaagACAGCAAAGTCAAGGACAAGAAATCGGATCACAACGAGAAAAGATCAGAGAAAGAGGCCACCTcgaagaagaaagacaaagactCCTCAGAAAaggcaaatgaaaagaaaaaagactggTCGGAAAAACAGAAGTTGAACTCCAGCCACTCAgttgacaaagaaaagaagcgGAAGGAGTCAATAGACACAGTCAAAGACAAGAAAGACAAGGATCCACTGGATAACAGCAGAGAGCGCAAAGACTCGTATGAGTTTGTTAAAGTGGGAAAAGACATCAAAACCAAGCAGGAATCTCTAAGAGATGACTACGGCAATGACACCTTCTTCAAAGAAATCGATGCTGTCAGCAAATCGTGTGATATCAGAGAGAGAAACCATCctggaaaggagaaggaaaagaagggcGAGGGCACGGAGAAGCGAGAAAAGACGAAGGCCGACAAGCACAAAGAGAAAACGAAAGACAGAGGAGCCGATCAGGAGAAGGACAAAAGCGAGAAAGGCTTTGCAGAAAAAACTGTCAAGGAAAAAGATGCAGACCGGGGCACCAAAGACAAGAAGGATGGAGCCAAAGATAAACATAAAGACTCTCATTGCAAGGACAAAGATCGAAAGATGTCGTCAGAACAGACAAaggacaagaaagaaaaggccTCTCAAGACAAACACGCCGATAGAGAGAAGGATTTCctggagacaaagaaagaggaaagaaaaccagagaaaattCGTGAGAAAACCTGGTACAAGATCGCCGATATATTCACTGATGAGAGCGATGACGATGAGGACAGCTACAACGGTGGTGTCATCGTGTCCGACTCCATCAGGAAAGACTCCACGCCCGATCACGATGAGCTGGATCACTTCCCCTCGGAAAAAATTAGAAAATCTTCCGCAGATGCTAAACACAACACGGAAAAGGCAAAAGataaagaacacaaagaaaagaagaaagacaaggCCACTTTCGACACAGGCAAAGAGAGGAAGTGCTCGctggagaaacacaacaaagacaagaaGGATTCGGCCGACGTGAAACATAAGGAGAGAAAAGACCGGATGTCGGTGGAGTCCaaccaagaaaagaaaaacaagcagaagcTGCTGGACAAAAGGGACACGAGtgaggaaaagacaaagagcaaATATAAAGACAAGCAGGATCATTCTAAGGAAAGGAAGCCCTCCAAAGGTAGCGGTGAGAACGAGAAGTCCCTCCTAgaaaagctggaggaggaggcaatGAATGATTACAAAGATGACTCCAATGACAAGAACAGTGAAATCTCCTCAGACAGTTTCACCGATAGGGGTCACGATCCAGTCCTCACCAGTTACTACGACTCCATCAGCCTGACCGACATGTCCGACGACCGGAGAGACTCCCTGTCAATATCTACGCCGCAGGACAAGTTCAGGGAGAAGGAAAGGCACCGACATTCCTCGTCGTCTTCGTCCAAGAAAAGCCACgacaaggagaaggaaaaggtcAAGAAGGACAAAGGAGACAAACGCGACAAAGCCGAGGAGATCAGAGAGCCTTACAGCCGAAGAGAGAGCTTACCTTTTGAGAAGGAGACCATGCCTCTAGAAGCGGACCCGTACACGTTCCCATACGGAGGAAAGGGAGACGGGGAAGACGACTTTGATAAAACTTTGGAATTTGAAAAGGAGATGTCcaaaaaggacaaagacaaagcagCAGGCGTCATTAGTGACCGGAtgaaggacaaaaagaaaaaggagaaacacaaggagaaaatgaaggaggagaagaataaaTATGTGGATGGGTTTGGGTCATTCAAGCACTCCAAAGAGGATGTGAAGTCGGGGTTAAAAGATAGTCCACAGGTCACTGTTCTAAAGGACCGATCGAAGGAAGATAGTCctaaatttgaaatgaaaaaggacaGGAATCGTGACGCCttggacaaagacaacagaatTGACCACAGTAAATCTAAGACTaaggatgaaaatgaaaagctcaCTCAGTCCAAAGAGACTGTGCGAAAAGATAATCGTCCACGTGAAAAACTGCTGGTGGACGGTGATTATCAGATGACGAGCTTCGGTCACATGTTGAGCCTTAAAGACCAAGAGATCGAAGAGCGGCACAAGAGACATAAAGAGAGAATGAAGCAGATGGAGAAGTTGAGGCCCAAGTCGGGGGACCCTAAACTCAAAGACAAAACCAAGTCTACGGAGGAAGTGCGGAAAAACCGCAACGAACTATCATCCAAGAAGTCCAACAGTCTGGAGTCGGGTCTTAAAGAGAAAAAGCTGAAGGACGTGGGACTCCCGACCCAAATGATGTCTCCAGGCAGGAAGTTCCAACCTAACGACAGCCAGAATTCAAAGGATTGGCTGGCCGGACACCAGATGAAAGAAAACCTTCCTGCATCTCCCAGGCCAGATCAAAACAGGCCAACCGGTGTCCCCACTCCGACGTCCGTCATCTCTTGCCCCAGCTTTGAGGAAGTCATGCAGACTCCACGCACCCCATCTTGTAGTCCAGAGGATTACCAGGACATCATGCTGGATGGGCTGGACTGCCAGAACTCATCGGCTATGACCATGTCAATGAACGCCTGCTCTCCATCCTTCTTTGAAAG CAGGTACTCAAACTCACAGAGTTTCCAGGAGGGCACCTGTCCGACCCCTGCGAAGAACCTCCAGCTGCCTCTGGTCAGCCGCTCGACTTCCTCTGACGTCCGCAGGCCTCTGGAGGACGAGTTCAAGGCCGAAGCTGACAAGTTTCTCCGACAGCAGAGTGACCCGGTGGCTGAGTTTGATCCGTCGTCATCCCAGCCTCTAGAGGATAAGTCTGCAACTGCGGATAGACTGGAGTGCCTGTCGTCTCCTTATTTCTCCCCAATAAGGATGTTGTCTCCTCGGCGTGAGCCCGCCCATCCAACGCCAGATGTGATGGCGCCAACCCTTGCGGGTGCAGAGGGCAATGAACACCTTCCTGAAAGTGTGTACAACAGCTTCTTGCCCAAACCCTCTACGCCGGCTCACAGGTCGGACCCCCAGGAGCCCTGCTTTGATATTGCTGCACCACCGACTCCGGCTCCTGCCGCTTTGCCGCCCCTTGACATTGACGACATCTCTGAGCCTCACCACAGTGAGCCTAATCTGGTCCTCTCAGATCTTCCCTCAGTCACGGAagaacaggagcaggaggaggaggatgaagaagaagaggaagacgatgTGGAAGAAGGCGACATGGACGAGAGGGTGGACGAAGACCACTGCGCGGTGGAGGAGTCGGAACAAACGAGGGAGCCGTGTTCCTTCTCCACTCAAGTTGAAGTGGACTCTCTGAGGAAGAGCTGGCCTGCCGAGTCTCCGGACCGACAGGAGGCAGAAGTCCACCAGCTGTCGCCTCCACACCCTGCTCCCAACCACGGGGAGAACTGTTTTGACCACAGCACGGGTTGGAACCCTGAAATGGACCTCAAGTCTCCCCAGGGGACATACGGTGAGATAGAGGCTGCCGTCTCCAAAATTACCAGCCCTTACTCCCAGTCTGACGGCGACATTCAGCCTTTACCTGGACACCCATCTGTCACTCCCCCTTACGCTACTTGGAACAGGTGGCACAAAGAGGACCCAGTGGACTTTGATGAGCAGAAGGAGGCCGTGGCGGACATCCCCTCACCAGAGAGGCCTGACCCTGCCATGGATGAGGAACCCAACTATTTGAACACGTCTTCATCCTCCAATAGGCTGGAGTCTTTCTTCCAGGAATGCAACAAGCCTAGCGAGGACAGTCAGATGGAGACGGAGTCAACATGTGTGCAGCCCGACAGcagacagaacacacacagcttcagtgAAACCACTGAAAGTCACATGACTCCAGCTGTGGCTCCTGAGCCCGTGGTTCCCTGGGCGGACCCGTTCTCAGCCGACCCAGACGAACTGGATGATCTCGGATCGTTCTCCTTGCCCGACCTACCGCTACCAGACAAGGCAGAAGAAGCAGAGTCTCGAGACCCCGAAGTGGCTGACCACACCAAAACTGTGACGGCACACATTAGACACACCATCACGGACAGAGAAGACCCAGACATAATAGAGGTTGACCTGCCGAGCCTGCCTAAGACTTCGTGCCCGGCTGGAGACCTGGGTGTAGTGGACTCCGCTGGACAAGACTTGGTCGTACCGTCACCGCATGTGACCTTCCAGCAAGAATTAGACCCAGAGCCACAAAGTGTTCCCgtcaacagctctctgtctctgacgcCGCAACAGGGCAGCATTTTGGAAAGGAAATTACCTTATGGAGGACCAGAAGAGATGGACCTTAGTTTGCTGTATTCATCTGCAAAACCAGATCCCGGCCAACAGCCTCACATCCAGATCCAGTCCATCACGGAGTCGTTGCAGTTGCCCCTGGATCCAGCGTCCGTTGCTGCTGTCAAGTCAGAAGCGAGGCAGGAGGACATACCTGACGCTGTAGCCGAACCTGTGTCATGCAGTCCTCTTCCTCAGCTCCCGGTGGCGGTCACCCTTTCCACCGCCGTGGAACTCCCAGAGACTCAGGAGCCCATGACAAAGGTAACGTCAGTAACCCTGACCACTGTGTCCACCACGGTAGATATCCCCAAAAAGGGGGACGAAATCCCTCGAAGGATAACCCGCAACCGCGCCAAGAACAATCCCTCCGTCGCCGCCGTCCCTCCTACCTCCACCATAATAACCTCGACTGCCGCTGCCACCCATGTGACGACCAGTCTAGCGGTGACGATTAACCCGATCCCCACAAGGACCCCGACTCCCACCTCAACGggctctctctctgctctgaagaaagacaaagactCTGGACTTAACGTCTCCTCCGCTGCCTCCATTGCAACCCCAGCAGTGTCCAGCGTACCTACTCCTGTGACGACGCCTGCATCCGGGGTTCTCAGTAAAGCGACGAAAGGCTGTCCCCTACTGGTGGACGAGGAGGAATCTCAGACGCAGCACCCGCGGAAGAGGAAATTTCCTCGTTCAGCCGGGCAGCAAGTCCAGGTCCAGCTCGTGAACACGGCGATGCAGCAGACCAGGGAAATGATACAACAGACTCTGGCCGTTGTCGTCAACGCCATCAAGCTGGATGACATCGAGCCCTACCACAGCGACCGGTCCAACCCTTACTTCGAGTACCTGCAGATCAGGAAGAAGatagaggagaagagaaagattCTGTGCTACATAACCCCTCAGGCCCCACAGTGTTACGCTGAATATGTGACCTACACCGGCTCCTACCTGCTGGATGGCAAGCCTCTCAGCAAGCTCCACATCCCTGTG ATTGCCCCACCTCCATCACTGTCAGAACCTCTCAAGGAGCTCTTCAGGCAACAAGAGGCGGTGAGAGGGAAGCTCAGGTTGCAGCACAGCATAGAAAGG GAGAAGCTGATAGTTTCATGCGAACAGGAGGTTTTAAGGGTCCACTGCAGAGCAGCCAGGACGATAGCCAATCAGGCCGTGCCGTTCAGCGCCTGCACCATGCTGCTGGACTCTGAAGTGTACAACATGCCATCGGAGAGCCAG GGCGATGAGAACAAATCTGTGAGAGATCGGTTCAACGCACGGCAGTTCATTTCCTGGATCCAGGATGTGGACGACAAATACGACCGCATGAAG ACTTGTTTGTTGATGCGGCAGCAGCACGAGGCAGCGGCTCTCAACGCGGTGCAGAGGATGGAGTGGCAGTTAAAGGTTCAGGAGCTGGACCCGGCGGGGCACAAGTCCCTGTGTGTCAACGAAGTGCCGTCCTTCTACGTGCCAATGGTCGACGTCAACGACGACTTTGTCCTGCTGCCGGCGTGA